AAATGTTTCAGCCGAATTTTCTGTAGAGGGAGTTTTAGATTACTATCCATTATTGCAGAGCAAAATCGATAATGCAAGAAAAGTATCAGGTTATTCAGGATCTTCTAATGATGATTTTGATGCATTAGTTGAATTTACTAATGGCGAAAAAACATTGAGGGGATTTGATTTCTCAAGTTGTCGTGTATCTGATGCAAAAATAACTACTCTGACAGACAAAGAAGAGGGATTTACCGGAAAGAGCGGATTTGTAACCGCTTATCAATTAGGATTTGAATGTTCAGGAATTGACGCATTAAACATGTATTATGATGAACTTCATGGTGATGGCCCTTCTTGGAAAACAACTCAAATTACACATGAATATGTAGAGCCACTTCAGAACACTGCCAAAGGCTTGAGTGCTTTTACTACATTCACTTTTGAAAATGGTATTGAAACTGTAGAGTTCTCCATGTTCAAACAAAGTGAAGTGCTTACAGCAACAGAAAACACTAATACTGCAAGTGGTAAAAATACTGCTGGAACTCAACAATTTACAAGAAAAACGACATATCCAACTGTAGAGTTGAGAGGAATTGTTGGTGATTATCCATTACTATACAACCATGTTGATGACAATCTATCCATTCAGGGTGTGATTGGAAATAACAATCGCAATCTTGTTGACATTGATGTCAAGATAGTATCTGGTAATGAAGTAATTCGTGGCTTTAACTATTCAAACTGTAGATCAACTGATTATGTTGTTTCTACTAATCCAAACACCGAAGAGAGTTATGTCAAAGGCACATTTGCACTAGAAAACATTTTTGACTTTGAATGCCAAGGATACCATCCAAACAATCCCATCTATGATGCAATGTTTAATGTCGAAAAAGCAAAAACTACCAGCAGCGGTGATTTAAGACAGACTGATGACTGGGCTCCAGGATTCTACGTAGAGTAGACTTTTTTTCTTTTTATTTTTAAATTAAAATTTTATCTATTTATTCTTCTGAAATGATACTTTGAATGTTTTCATCTATTACAACTTCGGCAATATCGCTTGAATATTCTGCTATTCTTCTCAAATCCTCCAAGACAAATCTTATAATTGTGGCATTTTTTTCAGTCTCTTTGATTTTACTCATAATCTGCTTTTCCTCATCAATTACTTTGTTGACTTTTTCTGCAACATTTTCTCCCTTTTCAAAATCATGCTCTTGAACTGCTGTAATTGATTTTTCAAACACTTCAAGTGATTTCTCTGAGAGTTTTTTTATTTTTGCAAAAGTTTTTGAATCTATTTTATCTTCGATGAATTTTGTTCTTTTTGCAATTAGTGCTGCATGGTCTGCAATTCTCTCAATTCTACTAACAATAGCCCTATGTCCTAGACAATCAGATGGTTTTCTCAATCCCATGTCTTGTAAAATATTCTCATTTCCAACTGCTAGAACCAAATTGCGTCTCATATAGAGGCTAAATCTGTCCACTTCATCATCCATACTTACAACCTCATCTGCATGAATTGTGTCTGCATCTTCTAGTGATTCTATTGCTTCTATAACCATATTGTTTGCCATTAAATACATTCTCTTCAATGCTGTATCAAACGACAATTCAGGGAGTCTTGTAAGAATTTGAATTGTAATAGTTTCTGAGCTTGACTCTACAATTTCAGTACCAATCATTGTAGAGCGAACTAATTCTCTAATACTTCTAGAATGCTCTGAAGGAATTCTCATTCCTTTTGTTCTAATTTTAATTGTCTTGTAACCTGAAAGATAAGCTGCAATTATTTTTCGTTTGATTGATTCACCAGAGTCTTTCTGACTGGAAAAAACAACTGCAGTACTTTTTTCTGTTTTATTTTCGCCTTCTTTTGGAATTAGTGTTAATGAATGGTTAGAATTTTTTACAATGGTGACATTTTCCCCAACTTTGATCTTTAACTCTTCTATCCAATTCTTCGGAAGGGAAATAATGTACGTGGAACCCCCGCTAAGCTGCATCCGCCTTGTCTGCTTTGAGCTTTCTAATGTTTCCAATTATGATCTATTTGGTTAGTTACTTATTTACAATTTAGTTGAGGATCTATATAGAACTATGACGTTCTCATAAAATATGATCAAATCTTAGATAACTCCATTTTCACGCCTGAATGTGTGGCAAAGATAAATCTCACACCTGAAAAGCAAGGCAGGCGCCAAATTTCTGATAGAATCTTCAAAATCGGCGCAACTGTTGCAGGTGTTTATGTTTTAGTAATGATTACTTTGTTAGTCTTTCAATTAATTTCTGAATCCTACCCAATCTGGGAAGAAGATGGATTGTCATTTATCACTGGTACTGATTGGAACGCAGTTGAAGGCAGGGAATCTTTTGGCGCATTACCCTATATCTTGGGTACTCTAGTTACTGCATCCCTTGCAATGCTGATTGGAGTTCCACTAAGTCTTGGAATTGCAATGTTTATCTCAGATGCTCCTACAAAAATAGGTGGTCCATTAGGATTTCTAGTTGAACTTTTAGCTGCAGTTCCAAGTGTGATTTATGGTCTCTGGGGTCTCTTTGTTTTTAGACTTTACTTTAAGGATTGGGTTGAAGAGCCACTTCATGATTTATTTGGTGATTCAATATTTTTATTTTCCGGAACTCCATTTGGTCTTGACGTTATTACTGCTAGTGTGATTTTAGCTATAATGATCATCCCGACAGTTTCAGCAGTATCTCGTGAAGTAATGAAGGCAGTTCCTCAACAACAAAAAGAGGCTGCATACATGCTGGGTGCAACAAAATGGGAGATGTTCAAACTAGCTGTTTTTCCATATTCTAAAACTGGATTAATCGGTGCTTCAATTCTTGGACTTGGTAGAGCCGTTGGCGAAACAATGGCAGTGACAATGTTGATTGGTAATGCAACAGGAATTGCTGCAATCCCATCATCATTATTCAAACCAAGTCAAACAATGTCTAGCATTATTGCAAATGAATTTGTTGAAGCCTCGCCTGCATCACTACATCTTCCTGCATTAATTGGAGTTGCTTTGGTTCTACTACTAATTGCAATTGCAATCAATATTGTGGCTCATCTTCTAGTAACTAGAATGATGAAAGTAAAAGAGGGTGCAATTAACAATTGACTACTAATGAGAGACGACAAGAGTATAGGACATTATTCAAACAAAATGTGGGGAAGAGACTTGTTGTTGATAAAATAGTTCGAATCATAGTATTTGCATGTGTAATAATTGCAATTATCCCCCTTGGAAGTATTCTAGTCGAAGTCTTCAAAAATGGTATTATGGCAATCAGTTTTGAATTTTTAACTGCGACTCCTGGCTCTATTGGTTCAGGCGAAGGTGGTATTGGCCCTGCAATTCAAGGGACTCTGATAATAATTGGATTATCTAGTTTGATTGGAGTTCCGATTGGTGTAATGTCAGGAATTTATCTCTCTGAATATGGAGACAATAAGCTTGCAAGAACTATTAGATTCTTCAATGATGTTTTCATGGAATTCCCATCTATTGTTCTTGGAATCTTTGCATTTTTAGTAATTGTTTTGCTTCTGGGTCATTTTTCAGTGTGGGCAGGCGCCTTTGCACTATCTTTAATCATGTTCCCAATTGTTGCAAGAACAACTGAGGAATCTCTAAAAATGGTTCCAGTGACTTATCGTGAGGCAGGAACTGCTTTAGGTTTGAAAAAATGGGTAATTACTTTTAGAATTGTAATTTCTGCAGCTAAAAGTGGAATGATAACAGGAATTTTACTATCTGTTTCAAGAATTGGCGGTGAAACAGCTCCATTAATAATGACTATTCTTGGAAGCAGTCAATTCTTCAGCAGCATGGATGTTCCAATGGATGCACTTCCTCTTAGAATCTGGAGATTATCTTTGCTACCTTATGATAGTGCACAATTACAAGGGTGGGGATCAGCACTAGTTTTGATAATAATTATTCTGGGAATCAATCTTGCAGTTAGATACCACTTTGCAAATAGAAAGAGAAAGCAGGGAATATTCGGACGATTAATTAAGAAAGGAATACATGCTAAAAATTGACGGCATTGAGTGTTAAAACCGCAAATACTGAAGAGCAGGTAACTCCCTCTTTTACTGTCGATTCTGAAAAATACAAAATGATTGCAGAAAATGTAACAATAAGTTATGATGGAATTGCAGCAGTAAAAAATATCACGATGAAGTTCAAAGAAAAATCAGTTACTGCTTTAATTGGTCCATCTGGTTGTGGTAAAACTACCTTTCTACGTTGTCTTAACCGAATGCATGATATGACAAAAAATGCCAAAGTTGAAGGAAAAGTAATGATTGACAACATTGATCTTTATGATAAAGCAATAGATCCTATTTACCACAGAAGAAAAGTCGGGATGGTCTTTCAAAAACCAAATCCGTTTCCAACTATGTCAATTTATGACAATGTTACAGCGGGTTTGAAACTAAACGGCATACGAGATAAAAAAATTCTAAATGAAATTGTAGAAGATTCCCTAAAAATGGCATATCTTTGGGATGAAGTAAAAAATGATCTAAATAAATCTGCAATTGAATTATCTGGAGGTCAACAACAACGTCTCTGCATTGCAAGAGCCCTTGCAATACAGCCTGAAGTTTTATTGATGGACGAACCTGCATCTGCCCTTGATCCTATAGCGACTCAAAAAATTGAAGAAACTATTACAGAATTAAAAAAAGAGTACACCATAATCATTGTAACTCATAATATGCAACAAGCAGTTCGAGTTTCAGATTATACTGGATTCATGTATTTGGGTGATTTGATTGAATTTAGAGAAACGAAAAAACTCTTTACAGATCCAAAAGATGAATTAACTGCAAAATACGTTCAAGGACAATTCGGATAAATGACTCGATTAATTGATCCTTCCTTGCAAAAACTTTCTTTCATTATGGCTGAAATGGGCGATATGGTAATTGAATCCGTATCTTTAGCAATTGATTCTTACCTTGATGGTACAAACACTATGGATAAAGTTCTGTCACTGTCTGATTCTATTCGCTCAAAATACTATGAAGTTGAAGATTTGACATTTGATATGCTTTTAAAATATCAACCTGTTGCAGATGATTTTCGACTTATTCGTTCATCTACTGAAATTTCTTATGCATTTTCTAGATTTGGTAGATATGCATATGATATAACACAAGTGAGAGACTTGTTTGGTGATGTATCTGAATGTACCAACGCCTCTCTTGTTGAATCTACAAAAAAAGTCAAGCACATGATCAAAGAAGCTGTAATGTCATTTGCTGAACTTGATGTACGCAAAGCAATCAAAATTCGAGAGGATGAAAAAGTCATTGATAGAATATATAAAGAAAGACTGCCAAAACTAATTGAATCAAATAATACAAAGTGTGCTTTAGCTGAAGCTTTACTTTTAAGATATTTGGAACGAATTGGGGATCATGCTGTATTCATGAGTGATGCAATTAATTACATTGTAACTGGAAAACACAGACCAAGTGAAGAGCGAATAGCATCTCATACAAAAAACCAGTAATAATTAATTGAATTTTTATTGAATAATTGCGATCAAAACATTTCACTGATGATTTTTCTATATAGGTGTCATGTTCTTTCTATATCAGTTTATTACTTCCATGATATCTGAAAAATCTATGGGGCAATGGTTATCCTGGATAAAATCCAATGAAAAAGAACTCTTAACGATTCTTGATAATTTAGCAAAAAAAGCAGTTGAAACTTCTGAAGCCGTAGTGGTTTTATTCTCAGATCTTAGTAATATTGATCAAACTAAAAAGATCCATAGACTTGAAACTGAAGCTGATGTCCTGACACGCGATATTTTTGCGGAACTAAACAAGACCTTCATTACTCCTTTAGATAGAGAAGACATGCAAAGAATTGCATCAAAAATTGATGATGTGATTGATTTCATGGATGGTATTGCTGCAAGGGTATACAGCTACAAAATCACCACTCCTCCTCCATACTGTGAAGAAATGGCCAAAGAACTAGTCAAAGCTACAAAAGAAGTAGAGTACATGATTTCAAAATTACAGAGAATAAAAAATTCAAAAGATATGATTGAACATTGCAGAAATACGGGTGATATTGAGCATGCCGTTGATGATTTGTATAGGGAAGCCATCCGAGAACTGTTTGAAAGTGATGATGCAATCAAAATCATCAAACTAAAGGATATCTATGAAACAATGGAAACTGCTTCTGACAGATGTGTTGATGTTGCAGATGTCATTGAAGACATCGTTCTAAAATACACCTGAGATGATTAAATGTTAGAGCTAGCAATAGGTGCAATCATTGTAGCATTAATCTTTGATTTTGTAAACGGGTTCAATGATTCTGCAAATTCCGTTGCTACTGTAATTGGAACACGTGTTCTAAAACCAATCCATGCAGTAGGTTTATCTGCGGCCATGAATTTTATTGGCCCTTTTGTTTTTGGTGTTGCTGTTGCAACTACTATTGCAAAAGGAATCGTCAGTCCAGATGACATTACTGTTTACATGATTATAGGTGGATTAGCTGGTGCAATTGGTTGGAGTACCCTTTGCACTTATTTTGGATTACCCATATCAAACAGCCATTCTTTAGTTGGAGGAATTATGGGTGCAGGTATTGCAGGATTAGGGTTTGAAAAATTAGTTTATGGTGGCCTAACCAAAATCTTTGCAGGTATTGTAATTGCGCCTATGGGTGGAATCATTTTTGGATTATTGTTGACTGGATTAATAATTACAATTTTTGCAGGTCGCAAACCTGGACCAGTAAACAAAACTTTTGGTAAATTACAAATAATTTCTTCGGCTTGGTTTGCATTAACTCATGGAGCAAATGATGGGCAAAAAACTATGGGAATTATTGTCTTGATTTTATTCTCAGCAGGTATGATCCCTGAACTTGAAATGCCATTATGGGTAATTATTGCGGCAGCAACTGCAATGGGCTTGGGAACTTTCTTTGGTGGATACAAAGTAATCAAAACTTTGGGTGTAAAAATTACAAAACTCAAACCATACCAAGGATTTGCAGCAGAAACTGGTGGGGGGTTGATGTTGGCAGTATTTGCAGTATTTGGTATTCCTGCTAGTACCACACACGCAATAACTGGTACTATCATGGGTGCAGGTGCTGCACGCAGAAAACATGCTGTAAGATGGAAAGTTAGTAGACAGATTGTTTTTTCATGGGTTATTACCATCCCTGGTAGTGCCTTAATGGGAATTATCATTACTTATCTAATTCACCTATTTGTTTGATTTTTTGATGTCTTAATTTTTATTCTGCCAAAAATTTTTTGTATTGTTCAAATGGATATTTTACAATTAATTCAATCAAATCTTCTTACTCCTATCATTCTATTCTTTTTGTTTGGAATTATTGCAGCTAGAATAAAATCTGATTTGAAAATCCCTGAGGCAATTTCAGAATTTTTACCAATCTATCTTCTTGCCGCAATTGGTCTTCATGGTGGAATTGAGATG
This genomic window from Nitrosopumilus ureiphilus contains:
- a CDS encoding phosphate uptake regulator PhoU translates to METLESSKQTRRMQLSGGSTYIISLPKNWIEELKIKVGENVTIVKNSNHSLTLIPKEGENKTEKSTAVVFSSQKDSGESIKRKIIAAYLSGYKTIKIRTKGMRIPSEHSRSIRELVRSTMIGTEIVESSSETITIQILTRLPELSFDTALKRMYLMANNMVIEAIESLEDADTIHADEVVSMDDEVDRFSLYMRRNLVLAVGNENILQDMGLRKPSDCLGHRAIVSRIERIADHAALIAKRTKFIEDKIDSKTFAKIKKLSEKSLEVFEKSITAVQEHDFEKGENVAEKVNKVIDEEKQIMSKIKETEKNATIIRFVLEDLRRIAEYSSDIAEVVIDENIQSIISEE
- the pstC gene encoding phosphate ABC transporter permease subunit PstC; this translates as MAKINLTPEKQGRRQISDRIFKIGATVAGVYVLVMITLLVFQLISESYPIWEEDGLSFITGTDWNAVEGRESFGALPYILGTLVTASLAMLIGVPLSLGIAMFISDAPTKIGGPLGFLVELLAAVPSVIYGLWGLFVFRLYFKDWVEEPLHDLFGDSIFLFSGTPFGLDVITASVILAIMIIPTVSAVSREVMKAVPQQQKEAAYMLGATKWEMFKLAVFPYSKTGLIGASILGLGRAVGETMAVTMLIGNATGIAAIPSSLFKPSQTMSSIIANEFVEASPASLHLPALIGVALVLLLIAIAINIVAHLLVTRMMKVKEGAINN
- the pstA gene encoding phosphate ABC transporter permease PstA, translated to MTTNERRQEYRTLFKQNVGKRLVVDKIVRIIVFACVIIAIIPLGSILVEVFKNGIMAISFEFLTATPGSIGSGEGGIGPAIQGTLIIIGLSSLIGVPIGVMSGIYLSEYGDNKLARTIRFFNDVFMEFPSIVLGIFAFLVIVLLLGHFSVWAGAFALSLIMFPIVARTTEESLKMVPVTYREAGTALGLKKWVITFRIVISAAKSGMITGILLSVSRIGGETAPLIMTILGSSQFFSSMDVPMDALPLRIWRLSLLPYDSAQLQGWGSALVLIIIILGINLAVRYHFANRKRKQGIFGRLIKKGIHAKN
- the pstB gene encoding phosphate ABC transporter ATP-binding protein PstB yields the protein MTALSVKTANTEEQVTPSFTVDSEKYKMIAENVTISYDGIAAVKNITMKFKEKSVTALIGPSGCGKTTFLRCLNRMHDMTKNAKVEGKVMIDNIDLYDKAIDPIYHRRKVGMVFQKPNPFPTMSIYDNVTAGLKLNGIRDKKILNEIVEDSLKMAYLWDEVKNDLNKSAIELSGGQQQRLCIARALAIQPEVLLMDEPASALDPIATQKIEETITELKKEYTIIIVTHNMQQAVRVSDYTGFMYLGDLIEFRETKKLFTDPKDELTAKYVQGQFG
- a CDS encoding phosphate signaling complex PhoU family protein — protein: MTRLIDPSLQKLSFIMAEMGDMVIESVSLAIDSYLDGTNTMDKVLSLSDSIRSKYYEVEDLTFDMLLKYQPVADDFRLIRSSTEISYAFSRFGRYAYDITQVRDLFGDVSECTNASLVESTKKVKHMIKEAVMSFAELDVRKAIKIREDEKVIDRIYKERLPKLIESNNTKCALAEALLLRYLERIGDHAVFMSDAINYIVTGKHRPSEERIASHTKNQ
- a CDS encoding DUF47 domain-containing protein; this translates as MFFLYQFITSMISEKSMGQWLSWIKSNEKELLTILDNLAKKAVETSEAVVVLFSDLSNIDQTKKIHRLETEADVLTRDIFAELNKTFITPLDREDMQRIASKIDDVIDFMDGIAARVYSYKITTPPPYCEEMAKELVKATKEVEYMISKLQRIKNSKDMIEHCRNTGDIEHAVDDLYREAIRELFESDDAIKIIKLKDIYETMETASDRCVDVADVIEDIVLKYT
- a CDS encoding inorganic phosphate transporter, with the translated sequence MLELAIGAIIVALIFDFVNGFNDSANSVATVIGTRVLKPIHAVGLSAAMNFIGPFVFGVAVATTIAKGIVSPDDITVYMIIGGLAGAIGWSTLCTYFGLPISNSHSLVGGIMGAGIAGLGFEKLVYGGLTKIFAGIVIAPMGGIIFGLLLTGLIITIFAGRKPGPVNKTFGKLQIISSAWFALTHGANDGQKTMGIIVLILFSAGMIPELEMPLWVIIAAATAMGLGTFFGGYKVIKTLGVKITKLKPYQGFAAETGGGLMLAVFAVFGIPASTTHAITGTIMGAGAARRKHAVRWKVSRQIVFSWVITIPGSALMGIIITYLIHLFV